A single genomic interval of Oncorhynchus tshawytscha isolate Ot180627B linkage group LG15, Otsh_v2.0, whole genome shotgun sequence harbors:
- the LOC121838757 gene encoding E3 ubiquitin-protein ligase TRIM47-like isoform X2 encodes MSALPQCCICLDDFTNPVSIPCGHRFCLGCIGEYWRLHGACQCPLCMTCFPIRPQLKTKPTLHNVAPREENQATLRAGEVPCDICPEKRCRAVKSCLVCLASYCEMHLEPHYRDSALGRHPLVTVWKNLDEPVCRLHGRQLARFCRSDQTCICALCVQTDHRGHRVVTIAMEATKRKVKLKKSMMKFQQMIQERLKKMEDLQQSAELVDVTEEKRKAAERRAEGLVKEMEQEITELQRKRTALEQLSHTEDHLTLLQRFPSLSTPLHNKDWSHIIKSLIQELQGKLEISSRDSRKLH; translated from the exons ATGTCTGCACTGCCTCAATGCTGCATCTGTCTCGATGACTTCACCAATCCAGTCTCTATCCCCTGTGGCCATCGCTTCTGCCTGGGTTGTATCGGGGAGTACTGGAGACTCCATGGTGCCTGCCAGTGTCCTCTCTGTATGACATGTTTCCCCATAAG GCCACAGCTAAAAACGAAGCCAACCCTACATAATGTTGCACCGCGGGAGGAAAACCAAGCCACACTCAGAGCAGGTGAGGTGCCCTGCGATATCTGTCCAGAAAAGCGGTGTAGAGCAGTGAAGTCATGTCTGGTGTGCCTGGCCTCGTACTGTGAGATGCACCTGGAGCCTCACTACAGGGACTCGGCTCTAGGGCGCCATCCACTGGTCACTGTGTGGAAGAACCTGGATGAGCCTGTCTGTAGACTCCACGGGAGGCAGTTGGCCAGGTTTTGTCGGAGCGATCAGACCTGCATCTGTGCTCTGTGTGTCCAGACTGATCACAGGGGTCATCGGGTGGTCACCATCGCCATGGAAGCAACAAAAAGGAAG GTTAAGCTAAAGAAGTCCATGATGAAGTTTCAGCAGATGATCCAGGAGAGACTGAAGAAGATGGAGGACCTCCAACAATCAGCGGAGCTCGTTGACGTGACTGAGGAGAAGCGGAAAGCAGCAGAGAGGCGGGCTGAGGGGCTCGTCAAAGAGATGGAGCAGGAAatcactgagctacagaggaaacGCACTGCGCTGGAGCAGCTCTCACACACCGAGGACCACCTCACCCTTCTACAA AGATTTCCATCACTGTCTACTCCTCTACACAACAAGGACTGGTCACACATCATCAAGTCCCTGATCCAAGAACTACAGGGGAAACTAGAAATATCCTCAAGAGATAGTAGAAAACTACATTGA
- the LOC121838757 gene encoding E3 ubiquitin-protein ligase TRIM47-like isoform X1, with the protein MKLDPVQKPENPVVGDRGMSALPQCCICLDDFTNPVSIPCGHRFCLGCIGEYWRLHGACQCPLCMTCFPIRPQLKTKPTLHNVAPREENQATLRAGEVPCDICPEKRCRAVKSCLVCLASYCEMHLEPHYRDSALGRHPLVTVWKNLDEPVCRLHGRQLARFCRSDQTCICALCVQTDHRGHRVVTIAMEATKRKVKLKKSMMKFQQMIQERLKKMEDLQQSAELVDVTEEKRKAAERRAEGLVKEMEQEITELQRKRTALEQLSHTEDHLTLLQRFPSLSTPLHNKDWSHIIKSLIQELQGKLEISSRDSRKLH; encoded by the exons ATGAAACTAGATCCGGTACAAAAACCGGAAAATCCAGTTGTTGGTGACAGAG GGATGTCTGCACTGCCTCAATGCTGCATCTGTCTCGATGACTTCACCAATCCAGTCTCTATCCCCTGTGGCCATCGCTTCTGCCTGGGTTGTATCGGGGAGTACTGGAGACTCCATGGTGCCTGCCAGTGTCCTCTCTGTATGACATGTTTCCCCATAAG GCCACAGCTAAAAACGAAGCCAACCCTACATAATGTTGCACCGCGGGAGGAAAACCAAGCCACACTCAGAGCAGGTGAGGTGCCCTGCGATATCTGTCCAGAAAAGCGGTGTAGAGCAGTGAAGTCATGTCTGGTGTGCCTGGCCTCGTACTGTGAGATGCACCTGGAGCCTCACTACAGGGACTCGGCTCTAGGGCGCCATCCACTGGTCACTGTGTGGAAGAACCTGGATGAGCCTGTCTGTAGACTCCACGGGAGGCAGTTGGCCAGGTTTTGTCGGAGCGATCAGACCTGCATCTGTGCTCTGTGTGTCCAGACTGATCACAGGGGTCATCGGGTGGTCACCATCGCCATGGAAGCAACAAAAAGGAAG GTTAAGCTAAAGAAGTCCATGATGAAGTTTCAGCAGATGATCCAGGAGAGACTGAAGAAGATGGAGGACCTCCAACAATCAGCGGAGCTCGTTGACGTGACTGAGGAGAAGCGGAAAGCAGCAGAGAGGCGGGCTGAGGGGCTCGTCAAAGAGATGGAGCAGGAAatcactgagctacagaggaaacGCACTGCGCTGGAGCAGCTCTCACACACCGAGGACCACCTCACCCTTCTACAA AGATTTCCATCACTGTCTACTCCTCTACACAACAAGGACTGGTCACACATCATCAAGTCCCTGATCCAAGAACTACAGGGGAAACTAGAAATATCCTCAAGAGATAGTAGAAAACTACATTGA
- the LOC112214569 gene encoding uncharacterized protein LOC112214569 isoform X2 produces the protein MVKVPKAGRGVPPSNSRASTVWRVIPKLLSSGPKPIRSPAPDGWSQDHPESISPVERLAICLRFLATGDSYRTIGFSFRVGRSTVAGIVPSVAQAIWDCLVGEYMPVPKEEDWRTIVAEILESKGSDGGTLRDSAFGQALQDGTLDIPPPASLPGAEDLGPVLFVGDEAFPLRPNLMRPYAGRQLPLPKPVRIFNKRLSRARLMAKRVSSSSFR, from the exons ATGGTTAAAGTCCCGAAAGCAGGCAGGGGAGTTCCACCGTCTAATTCAAGAGCTTCGACTGTTTGGAGAGTAATTCCGAAGTTACTTTCGTCTGGACCGAAGCCAATTCGATCACCTGCTCCAGATGGTTGGAGCCAGGATCACCCGGAGTCCATCAGCCCAGTTGAACGCCTGGCGATTTGTCTCCG attcttggcGACAGGGGACTCCTACAGGACCATAGGATTCAGCTTCCGAGTCGGACGGTCCACGGTGGCAGGCATTGTCCCCTCTGTGGCACAAGCCATTTGGGACTGTCTGGTTGGTGAATACATGCCTGTCCCCAAGGAGGAAGACTGGAGGACAATCGTTGCCGAGATCCTGGAGAG CAAGGGAAGTGATGGCGGGACCCTCCGGGACTCTGCCTTTGGCCAGGCACTTCAGGATGGCACCCTGGATATTCCACCACCTGCATCACTCCCTGGGGCTGAAGACCTGGGACCTGTTCTCTTTGTCGGCGATGAGGCCTTCCCTTTAAGACCCAACCTCATGAGGCCCTACGCTGGACGCCAGCTGCCATTGCCAAAGCCTGTAAGGATCTTTAACAAACGACTGTCCAGGGCAAG GCTCATGGCAAAGAGGGTCTCTTCATCCTCCTTCCGGTGA
- the LOC112214569 gene encoding uncharacterized protein LOC112214569 isoform X1, protein MVKVPKAGRGVPPSNSRASTVWRVIPKLLSSGPKPIRSPAPDGWSQDHPESISPVERLAICLRFLATGDSYRTIGFSFRVGRSTVAGIVPSVAQAIWDCLVGEYMPVPKEEDWRTIVAEILESKGSDGGTLRDSAFGQALQDGTLDIPPPASLPGAEDLGPVLFVGDEAFPLRPNLMRPYAGRQLPLPKPVRIFNKRLSRARLVVECAFRILAARWRMYRRVLGLSPSNVDACVKATCSPQITQRLF, encoded by the exons ATGGTTAAAGTCCCGAAAGCAGGCAGGGGAGTTCCACCGTCTAATTCAAGAGCTTCGACTGTTTGGAGAGTAATTCCGAAGTTACTTTCGTCTGGACCGAAGCCAATTCGATCACCTGCTCCAGATGGTTGGAGCCAGGATCACCCGGAGTCCATCAGCCCAGTTGAACGCCTGGCGATTTGTCTCCG attcttggcGACAGGGGACTCCTACAGGACCATAGGATTCAGCTTCCGAGTCGGACGGTCCACGGTGGCAGGCATTGTCCCCTCTGTGGCACAAGCCATTTGGGACTGTCTGGTTGGTGAATACATGCCTGTCCCCAAGGAGGAAGACTGGAGGACAATCGTTGCCGAGATCCTGGAGAG CAAGGGAAGTGATGGCGGGACCCTCCGGGACTCTGCCTTTGGCCAGGCACTTCAGGATGGCACCCTGGATATTCCACCACCTGCATCACTCCCTGGGGCTGAAGACCTGGGACCTGTTCTCTTTGTCGGCGATGAGGCCTTCCCTTTAAGACCCAACCTCATGAGGCCCTACGCTGGACGCCAGCTGCCATTGCCAAAGCCTGTAAGGATCTTTAACAAACGACTGTCCAGGGCAAGGTTAGTTGTTGAATGCGCCTTCAGGATTCTGGCAGCCCGATGGAGAATGTATCGGAGAGTGCTTGGTCTCAGCCCCTCAAATGTCGATGCCTGCGTGAAGGCCACGTGTTCTCCACAAATAACACAAAGGTTATTTTAA